A genomic region of Aspergillus oryzae RIB40 DNA, chromosome 1 contains the following coding sequences:
- a CDS encoding uncharacterized protein (predicted protein), with the protein MGAGWSSDHPEEPLFSAADLRQPPNPPSQSKYPRCYGDVVPSVCSDRPEDFYDELYEQMYFVQHAYQDCIVAFQQCEKENPRVDPEEWLFIAERIPRTNRLIFTPVSLSEQTLPACSSLSITARTPQLCVVGVDILAVSLWDICWRS; encoded by the exons ATGGGCGCCGGCTGGTCATCAGACCACCCTGAGGAGCCCTTATTCTCAGCTGCTGATCTACGACAGCCCCCCAATCCACCCAGCCAGTCCAAATACCCTCGTTGTTATGGGGATGTGGTCCCTTCGGTCTGTAGCGACCGGCCAGAGGACTTTTACGACGAGCTGTATGAACAGATGTACTTTGTGCAGCATGCCTACCAAGACTGCATCGTGGCCTTTCAACAatgcgagaaagaaaatcccCGTGTCGACCCCGAGGAGTGGTTGTTCATTGCTGAGCGAATCCCCCGG ACCAACCGATTGATCTTCACCCCCGTATCGTTAAGTGAGCAAACCCTCCCCGCCTGCTCATCTCTGTCAATCACCGCTAGAACACCGCAACTCTGTGTGGTGGGAGTAGATATCTTGGCCGTCTCCCTGTGGGATATCTGCTGGAGAAGCTAG
- a CDS encoding class I alpha-mannosidase 1A (mannosyl-oligosaccharide alpha-1,2-mannosidase and related glycosyl hydrolases) — MFRARRYRVLLIFAAVFVLAIIHFSRSRQPPTVTLGVPPPVDRPVSYPQSPPAADNKGPAPETPLPTPLLEGSTDPSTPDEDVPSQPPYSDNGLSTPERPKPSDEPPSKEDGPQFPDNSGSQSQGKLDSDRLEDQPASHWKKLPERYPVTPADLVKLPTGKSKSLPKLQAKFSDEASEDKIKRLNRLSTIKATFEHAWDGYKKNAMGHDEVMPLRGGFRDPFNGWGATLVDTLDTLWIMGLEEEFSIAVDQVKKIDFTTNKKSEIPVFETAIRYLGGLLGAYDISGHKYDLLLEKAVELAEVLMGAFDTPNRMPMLFYKWKPGDAANFHRASSMSVLAELGSLSVEFTRLAQLTRDDKYYDAIARITNELEKFQSQTSMPGLWPMKVDASGCTVAQSPTGHEAPRDLPRNSSTPTATQTPAEGIISYPTDAESYRILLESRQLHENAQPAIYNTNPQIPDPKAHEIPTSTGDTAGYCRGGLTSAPGPQQFGLAAPGDSTYEYLPKEYMLLGGLNEQYRTMYEKTADAARKHLLFRPMIKDDRDIRFLATVTKPRLDAEFVYQYEGAHLTCFAGGMFAIGSKLFGIDNDLKLAAKLTDGCVWAYESTKTGIMPEQFQMIPCKEDEPCVWDEAKYWKALDPNEKERIAWGKQQKELSAKMEEKKEEVRGIQTNGTSPVPRSHREKRNPERGNWHVIASPTHTPKPSDSSDVKGRDPKGPSIDPTPSHEEFALSRIQNEHLPPGVVRINSRIYLLRPEAIESVFIMYRLTGDEYWREKGWKMFEAIAKYTRTEIAHATIKDVTVDKPPKSDEMQSFWLAETLKYFYLLFSEPNVVDLDEYVLNTEAHPFKRPVY, encoded by the exons ATGTTTCGAGCCCGGCGATATCGAGTTCTGCTAATCTTTGCAGCTGTATTTGTCTTGGCCATCATTCATTTTAGTCGATCTCGCCAGCCCCCTACAGTGACATTGGGTGTTCCTCCGCCTGTCGATCGGCCGGTTTCTTACCCTCAAAGTCCACCCGCAGCGGACAACAAGGGACCTGCACCAGAGACCCCTTTGCCAACCCCTCTACTGGAGGGCTCGACGGATCCCAGTACACCAGACGAAGACGTCCCGTCGCAGCCTCCCTACTCAGATAACGGTTTATCCACCCCCGAACGTCCGAAACCGTCGGACGAACCGCCGTCCAAGGAGGATGGGCCTCAATTCCCGGACAACTCTGGCTCACAGAGTCAGGGTAAACTAGATTCGGACCGTCTCGAGGATCAACCGGCGTCTCATTGGAAGAAATTGCCGGAGCGATATCCTGTCACACCCGCGGATTTAGTCAAATTACCGACCGGCAAATCTAAGTCTCTTCCGAAACTGCAAGCTAAATTCTCCGATGAAGCATCTGAAGATAAGATTAAACGGCTAAACAGATTATCCACCATCAAGGCGACATTCGAACATGCATGGGACGGATACAAGAAGAATGCTATGGGCCACGACGAGGTCATGCCGCTCCGCGGTGGATTTCGAGATCCTTTCAATGGGTGGGGAGCAACACTTGTCGACACGTTGGACACCCTTTGGATCATGGGTTTGGAGGAAGAATTCTCTATTGCTGTCGACCAAGTGAAAAAAATCGACTTTACGACAAATAAAAAGAGCGAGATTCCTGTTTTCGAAACGGCAATCCGATATCTTGGTGGTCTATTAGGTGCCTACGATATCTCGGGACATAAGTACGACTTACTCCTAGAAAAAGCGGTCGAGTTGGCGGAAGTCTTGATGGGCGCCTTCGATACGCCCAACCGGATGCCGATGCTCTTTTACAAGTGGAAGCC GGGAGATGCAGCAAATTTCCATCGTGCTAGTAGCATGTCCGTCCTTGCCGAACTGGGCTCTCTTTCGGTAGAGTTCACACGCTTAGCGCAATTGACCAGGGATGACAAGTACTATGATGCAATTGCACGGATTACGAACGAGTTAGAAAAGTTCCAAAGCCAAACTAGCATGCCAGGTTTGTGGCCGATGAAAGTCGATGCTTCTGGGTGTACAGTTGCTCAATCCCCAACTGGCCACGAGGCCCCGCGTGATTTACCACGGAATTCTTCCACTCCTACAGCTACCCAAACACCTGCTGAAGGCATAATCTCTTACCCGACGGACGCGGAAAGTTACCGAATTCTTTTGGAATCACGCCAGCTTCATGAAAACGCGCAGCCAGCCATTTACAATACAAACCCCCAGATCCCAGATCCCAAGGCGCATGAAATTCCAACTTCAACTGGAGACACTGCGGGGTACTGCAGAGGAGGGCTTACCAGTGCGCCAGGCCCCCAACAATTCGGGCTCGCGGCCCCGGGAGATTCGACATATGAATACCTACCTAAGGAGTATATGCTTCTAGGTGGTCTCAACGAACAGTACCGTACAATGTATGAAAAGACTGCAGATGCGGCGCGAAAGCATCTCCTCTTCCGGCCTATGATCAAAGACGACCGTGACATCCGCTTTTTAGCGACCGTCACCAAACCCCGACTGGACGCCGAATTCGTCTATCAGTATGAGGGGGCACATCTGACCTGCTTCGCTGGCGGCATGTTTGCCATTGGGTCTAAGTTGTTCGGAATTGACAATGATCTTAAACTCGCTGCCAAATTGACGGATGGATGTGTATGGGCGTATGAGTCTACGAAGACCGGTATCATGCCTGAACAATTTCAGATGATACCCTgcaaagaagatgaaccGTGTGTGTGGGACGAGGCTAAGTATTGGAAGGCCTTGGATCCTAACGAGAAAGAACGCATTGCCTGGGGCAAGCAGCAGAAAGAGCTTAGCGcaaagatggaggagaagaaggaggaagtgagAGGAATCCAGACCAACGGGACGTCTCCCGTTCCAAGATCTCATCGCGAGAAGCGTAATCCGGAGCGAGGCAATTGGCACGTCATCGCCAGCCCGACACATACACCAAAACCAAGTGACTCCAGTGACGTGAAAGGACGGGACCCTAAAGGACCTTCGATAGATCCAACGCCCTCTCACGAAGAATTTGCTTTGTCGCGGATCCAGAACGAGCATCTTCCACCGGGTGTGGTCCGCATTAACTCTCGCATCTATCTGCTTCGTCCTGAAGCCATTGAGTCCGTCTTCATCATGTACCGCCTCACTGGCGATGAGTACTGGCGCGAGAAGGGTTGGAAGATGTTCGAAGCTATCGCCAAGTATACTCGGACGGAGATAGCGCATGCTACGATCAAGGACGTCACCGTCGATAAACCGCCAAAATCCGATGAGATGCAGTCGTTCTGGCTCGCGGAGACATTAAAATACTTTTATCTACTCTTCAGTGAGCCGAACGTGGTGGATCTAGACGAATATGTTCT GAACACTGAAGCCCACCCTTTCAAACGCCCTGTGTACTAG
- a CDS encoding uncharacterized protein (predicted protein), translating to MDFSNVPGYWNAVVDAPGSSSSKRDLNQLVNRFYGSSDQWYTKFKSLKFPAAQGTKYTEKLDQLVYHNPQICVYEGTKVGESLSVAMEGTTTVESHFGFSLIATWQPGKSFNVHQAAGFFHPDGETDVTFKIGGQGVLDTSQSLQGSTITEILGEASLAGKSIYKGWASFDLYRESSVSLRSGGGNSGAVAVDTYAESRIQSDWGRVLVNFPAGAVDSPLEGTSEGRRADDKVSTAEKDNISRPLAESPKGFIEVGTTTRVGIKMHLKFASPWLSDIDGELPDMSVSQSVYSRWHFEHDGAKSCLTTSLGTTMKSHLERGSYVGWKDKETKTFVQELAQAGERQCFTGDAATKRDRIERRQLVNPNFDPDLLVPGINLGDGGWNNMAARILCNGCGFCTTEGVVEEPCCGCACIPCRYGTQASVRDDDYYVFPISDQTSLARRDLLINASCGLQDAHCVGSDNKTWLVERQATTPRISQTPKKLNICRTQITGPKYPSYPKQSPNAVLGPQDFNSHWSTQNVIKYMHNSSQSCTNWAVGKFANSDIVWDKSTNIRHNQFYETEHPFEGQTISRFFNVHMTSVATVTRPCTWIVTWILSRAPWAGATTNVAQLMSYELESRDRQGRLAVFLTDSNWMKGAIVKGSSPIQTSRWDNLDLGDEQLAYLKELGMLFSYWNHPEVWQSFCDSYNGMRDVLLQFDNWYIANRGPSDLVGEWKKFNQLELKRIVERGKASAQYLKESRKPVPGFWGRGWTLKWQGLFTYFPGNLLYQFGTIKLDQTCVNLQ from the exons ATGGATTTCTCGAATGTGCCCGGGTATTGGAACGCCGTGGTGGACGCCCCGGGTTCTTCAAGCAGTAAACGTGACCTCAACCAGCTCGTGAATCGATTCTACGGTTCCTCGGATCAGTGGTACACCAAGTTCAAGTCGTTGAAGTTCCCTGCGGCCCAGGGCACCAAGTACACGGAGAAGCTTGACCAGTTGGTGTATCATAACCCCCAGATCTGCGTGTACGAGGGTACAAAGGTCGGGGAATCCTTGAGCGTTGCTATGGAAGGCACTACTACCGTTGAGTCACATTTTGGGTTCTCATTGATTGCCACCTGGCAGCCTGGAAAGTCGTTTAACGTTCATCAGGCGGCCGGCTTCTTCCATCCGGACGGGGAGACGGATGTGACCTTCAAGATTGGCGGTCAGGGCGTCCTGGACACCTCCCAGAGTTTGCAGGGATCAACCATCACGGAGATTCTTGGCGAAGCCAGCCTGGCCGGGAAGAGCATCTACAAAGGATGGGCCTCCTTTGACTTGTACCGGGAAAGCAGCGTCTCCCTCCGTAGCGGTGGTGGCAATTCAGGAGCAGTGGCAGTGGATACATACGCAGAATCTCGCATCCAGTCTGACTGGGGCCGTGTACTGGTCAATTTTCCAGCTGGTGCGGTCGACAGCCCGTTAGAGGGTACCTCTGAGGGACGGCGTGCGGACGACAAGGTCAGCACCGCGGAGAAGGATAATATCTCACGGCCGCTCGCAGAGAGCCCCAAGGGATTCATTGAGGTTGGGACAACCACCCGCGTTGGTATCAAGATGCACTTGAAGTTTGCGTCCCCGTGGCTGTCCGATATTGACGGGGAACTGCCTGATATGTCCGTGTCCCAGTCGGTGTATTCCCGCTGGCACTTCGAGCATGACGGGGCGAAATCCTGTCTGACCACTAGTCTGGGCACTACAATGAAGAGTCATCTGGAGCGCGGTTCTTACGTCGGATGGAAGGACAAGGAGACGAAAACCTTCGTGCAGGAGCTGGCGCAGGCCGGAGAACGCCAATGCTTCACAGGGGACGCGGCGACTAAGCGAGATCGCATCGAGCGGCGCCAGCTTGTGAACCCGAACTTCGATCCAGATCTATTGGTCCCCGGAATTAACCTGGgtgatggaggatggaaCAACATGGCAGCCCGGATTTTGTGCAATGGGTGCGGATTTTGCACCACCGAGGGGGTTGTCGAGGAGCCCTGTTGTGGATGCGCCTGTATCCCGTGTAGGTATGGCACCCAGGCCAGTGTCCGGGATGATGACTATTATGTCTTCCCGATTTCCGACCAGACCTCGTTGGCCCGGAGAGATCTGCTGATCAATGCGAGCTGCGGACTCCAGGACGCGCATTGCGTAGGATCGGACAACAAAACCTGGCTGGTAGAACGACAGGCCACCACTCCCCGGATCAGccaaacaccaaagaaacTGAATATCTGTAGGACTCAGATCACCGGGCCCAAGTACCCCTCATATCCTAAGCAGAGCCCGAATGCCGTTCTGGGGCCCCAGGATTTTAATTCTCACTGGTCGACCCAAAACGTCATCAAGTATATGCATAACTCGTCACAGTCCTGCACCAACTGGGCCGTGGGCAAATTTGCGAACTCAGATATCGTGTGGGACAAAAGCACCAACATCAGACATAACCAGTTCTATGAGA CGGAACATCCGTTTGAAGGCCAGACCATCTCGCGGTTCTTCAACGTCCACATGACGAGCGTGGCAACCGTCACTCGGCCCTGCACCTGGATAGTCACATGGATTCTCTCACGGGCTCCATGGGCCGGGGCAACGACCAATGTCGCCCAATTAATGAGTTATGAGCTCGAAAGCCGGGATCGACAAGGCCGCCTCGCTGTCTTCCTTACCGACTCCAACTGGATGAAGGGGGCCATCGTGAAGGGATCTTCCCCAATTCAGACCTCTCGGTGGGATAACCTGGACCTTGGCGACGAGCAGCTGGCATATCTGAAAGAGCTGGGAATGCTCTTCAGCTATTGGAACCATCCCGAGGTGTGGCAGTCGTTCTGTGACAGCTACAATGGGATGCGCGACGTGCTGCTTCAGTTTGACAACTGGTACATTGCCAACCGGGGGCCCAGCGATCTAGTTGGGGAGTGGAAGAAGTTCAACCAGCTCGAACTCAAGCGGATTGTCGAGAGAGGGAAGGCATCGGCGCAATATCTCAAGGAGAGTCGTAAGCCGGTACCAGGCTTCTGGGGGCGGGGGTGGACGCTCAAATGGCAAGGGCTGTTTACCTATTTCCCGGGGAACCTCCTGTATCAGTTTGGCACGATAAAGCTGGATCAGACCTGCGTGAATTTGCAGTAG
- a CDS encoding LysM peptidoglycan-binding domain-containing protein (predicted protein), producing the protein MVSSLTLITLLLGGWGAEVAADSYALYNADSEVLLDASENCLAAFNANVTCPALTGELFSSPFFEFNRNTTWLDLVCATSCRESLQEHRNNVSTACTSARYYDEFEKTTWQPWYPDDYMIYSHDIACMTRSDGQLCNAYFWETGPPESDCDECMLKIVHRQVNSPFAGDESDRAHFSSATEACQATGYPATVATSLLISTPTPTATGSTGTMYSIKPTDDFYSIPKSQSVGTDQLLRSNGLSYVQDKFPTTGTLCIENKCQTHVLAPNDTCASIAAAADIWQVQLLTWNPNINPFCSLPDSPVVTPMPTPEPVPDNIGPNDNARCGRYYAIVEGEDCAMITVKFNIGLNDFYCVQPVGEISTYPGYLPGPTATRPPFTAGPSTSIPWYDPESTQDADLLVIPLANLTRTDCWDYIWINSTDPDQLGCWDYAWAAGVEPDQFALWNPSIDQNAEDSLEPTYDYHCTLTPSVSYCIGLASPTPAPAQTASAPVPRASGEISDCVWWTYTVQGLSCEDLLSNLGLTIDVFYQMNPSVKEDCTGLAVGTYYCGSTLSMGILADDEDDENPLSNTNISTANPNHHAGGFVTPTPIQTMTAGQSQTITPSARPIFTPGTLPSAMTAPGCGQTTISVSAWKGPPPAPQLLLLRRRLPSRDPGEL; encoded by the exons ATGGTTTCGTCGCTCACGCTCATTACCCTTTTACTGGGGGGGTGGGGAGCTGAAGTCGCTGCGGACAGCTATGCCCTGTATAACGCGGATTCAGAGGTCCTTCTCGATGCCTCCGAGAACTGTCTCGCGGCCTTTAATGCGAATGTCACCTGTCCCGCGCTCACGGGGGAATTGTTCAGCAGCCCGTTCTTCGAGTTCAACCGGAATACTACCTGGCTGGACCTTGTCTGCGCAACTTCATGTCGCGAATCCCTGCAGGAACACCGCAACAACGTCAGCACTGCCTGTACAAGTGCGCGGTACTATGATGAGTTCGAAAAGACAACCTGGCAGCCCTGGTATCCCGATGACTACATGATCTATTCGCACGATATCGCATGCATGACCCGAAG TGACGGTCAGCTTTGCAATGCATATTTCTGGGAAACCGGTCCCCCAGAGTCGGACTGTGATGAGTGCATGCTCAAGATTGTCCACCGCCAAGTGAACTCGCCGTTCGCGGGCGACGAGTCGGACAGGGCGCATTTCTCATCCGCGACGGAGGCCTGCCAGGCCACCGGGTATCCAGCCACCGTCGCAACCTCGCTGTTGATTAGCAC GCCGACGCCGACAGCGACTGGTAGCACCGGAACGATGTACTCCATTAAGCCCACCGATGACTTCTACTCCATCCCCAAATCTCAGTCCGTGGGAACGGACCAACTGCTTCGCTCGAATGGGTTGTCCTACGTGCAGGACAAATTCCCGACTACGGGCACGCTGTGTATCGAAAACAAATGCCAGACACACGTGCTGGCGCCGAACGACACCTGCGCCTCGATTGCGGCCGCTGCTGATATCTGGCAGGTGCAGCTCCTGACGTGGAATCCTAACATCAACCCTTTCTGCAG CCTCCCTGATTCTCCAGTTGTGACGCCTATGCCCACGCCAGA GCCCGTCCCGGATAATATTGGTCCCAATGACAACGCCCGATGCGGTCGATACTACGCCATtgtggagggtgaggatTGCGCCATGATTACCGTCAAGTTCAACATTGGCCTTAACGACTT CTACTGCGTTCAGCCCGTGGGTGAGATCTCCACCTATCCAGGATACTTACCCGGTCCCACGGCGACACGGCCGCCTTTCACAGCGGGCCCCAGCACGTCTATCCCCTGGTACGATCCGGAATCAACGCAGGATGCCGACCTGCTGGTCATCCCGCTGGCCAACTTAACCCGCACAGACTGTTGGGACTATATCTGGATCAACAGTACCGACCCGGATCAGTTAGGCTGCTGGGACTATGCATGGGCTGCTGGCGTTGAGCCCGATCAATTTGCCCTGTGGAATCCGTCCATTGACCAGAACGCGGAGGATAGTTTGGAGCCGACGTACGACTACCATTGTACTTTGACTCCGTCTGTTTCGTATTGTATTGGTTTAGCGAGCCCGACTCCTG CCCCCGCACAAACCGCCAGCGCGCCCGTTCCGCGGGCCTCAGGCGAAATCAGCGACTGCGTCTGGTGGACCTATACAGTCCAGGGTCTAAGCTGTGAAGATTTACTTTCCAACCTCGGATTGACAATCGACGTCTTTTACCAGATGAATCCATCTGTCAAGGAAGACTGTACCGGCCTGGCTGTGGGCACTTACTACTGCGGAtccaccctttccatggGCATTCTcgcagatgacgaagatgacgagaACCCCctctccaacaccaacatctccaccgccaaccccaaccaccacGCCGGGGGGTTCGTCACCCCTACTCCTATACAG ACGATGACTGCTGGTCAATCGCAAACGATCACTCCATCAGCCAGGCCGATCTTTACGCCTGGAACCCTGCCGTCGGCAATGACTGCGCCGGGCTGTGGCCAGACTACTATATCTGTGTCGGCGTGGAAgggaccaccaccagcacccCAACTTCTACTGCTACGCCGACGTCTACCGAGCCGGGATCCCGGAGAACTGTAA
- a CDS encoding uncharacterized protein (predicted protein) → MLAFLHEHGVYLMDFSSSTIWIRDDLSIALSGFVNATIPTDEWPYSPDGTRYETEIYYPTNPDSGHPELSPKIDLSDWATFVWQLMRKDASSHRAKRWAMPTDPLDPAEMPREVNVWEYHKQRLKEGKLQLLEEERLGPMLVKAWKGKYENAQEILQEVRSYLQQIGVQMDGEDEVLLDDGRKWEDVFTVVPTDGARWGREIRYK, encoded by the coding sequence ATGCTAGCCTTCCTGCATGAACACGGGGTCTACCTGATGGATTTCAGCTCGAGCACGATATGGATACGTGATGATCTCTCGATTGCACTATCAGGATTTGTGAACGCAACCATCCCGACAGATGAATGGCCCTACTCTCCTGACGGGACGAGATACGAAACAGAGATCTATTACCCAACCAATCCCGACAGTGGGCACCCAGAGCTCAGTCCGAAGATCGATCTCTCGGATTGGGCGACCTTTGTCTGGCAATTGATGCGAAAGGATGCGTCCAGTCATAGAGCGAAGAGGTGGGCGATGCCTACCGATCCATTGGATCCGGCAGAGATGCCCAGGGAGGTGAATGTATGGGAGTACCATAAGCAACGGCTGAAGGAAGGCAAGCTACAGCTTTTAGAAGAGGAACGATTGGGTCCGATGCTGGTTAAGGCCTGGAAGGGGAAATATGAAAATGCTCAGGAGATCCTGCAAGAGGTACGATCGTATCTCCAGCAGATTGGGGTTCAGATGGAcggagaggatgaggtcCTTCTAGATGATGGGCGAAAGTGGGAGGATGTATTCACGGTAGTCCCGACAGATGGCGCCCGCTGGGGTCGGGAGattagatataaataa
- a CDS encoding DUF2013 domain-containing protein (predicted protein), translated as MISAHDPVDEKSSTPLTNKVIKILSMHGNLYKTFGENIILLINREGRWYRFRLSSYVVLTKTAETSLQLLTLKLLYLIFTTPTTFEYFYTNDLHVLVDILIRNLLDLPEEASALRHTYLRVLYPLLAHTQLKTPPHYKREELKKMLSVLVRGQLSSNEVDKEKIMHFDEVDETTRRLVIRCAAVDWLQDEELDTQVPKAPEEETTLSCPTIPDGSHPEAEIGTPLESTTSRPISPTSTVESSPVTLSPTSIDESPKIEVLNQAQRLGMHLEPASSSSLSVQEVAAQHEKPGVLTPSRNKTQTATTDRPSSPNKPKIKPLPPKSRRWRGRRTTGDENDKIPEEPGIGTGTGTSASPSPITPTAPSIPQGPSDRRNSTSTSGLVPPIPAHGRRSASNPPPAVPPPRRSTLPVVHPHHVSSHCTPVTSPSRLQIQQNSDSAQKHGQKPEPPKTRRSGRRRPSQTDSPTPSQDGHDGHAALPEVSNEKHHDNQTVSVEEAVQNVSLS; from the coding sequence ATGATCTCAGCACACGATCCCGTGGACGAGAAGAGTTCGACTCCATTGACAAACAAAGTTATCAAAATCTTGTCAATGCATGGTAATCTCTATAAGACTTTTGGCGAGAACATCATCCTTCTTATAAATCGGGAAGGTAGGTGGTATCGTTTCAGACTTTCGTCGTATGTGGTATTAACAAAGACAGCCGAAACAtcgcttcagcttctcaCCCTAAAGCTACTGTACCTCATATTCACAACGCCCACGACCTTTGAGTACTTCTACACGAACGATCTCCATGTCCTGGTCGATATCTTAATCCGAAATCTTCTGGACCTGCCCGAAGAGGCTTCTGCTTTACGGCACACTTACCTGCGCGTTCTCTATCCATTGCTAGCCCATACCCAATTGAAGACCCCGCCACACTACAAGCGTGAAGAACTGAAAAAAATGCTCAGTGTTCTCGTCCGAGGTCAGCTTTCTAGCAACGAGGtcgacaaggagaaaatCATGCATTTCGACGAGGTCGACGAAACGACGAGAAGGCTCGTCATTCGGTGTGCTGCCGTAGACTGGTTGCAAGATGAAGAGCTAGACACTCAAGTCCCTAAAGCGCCCGAGGAAGAAACCACTTTATCTTGTCCTACGATCCCAGATGGCTCTCATCCGGAGGCTGAGATAGGCACGCCTTTGGAGTCAACGACCTCACGGCCCATTTCTCCCACGAGCACGGTTGAGAGCTCACCCGTGACTCTGTCTCCGACCAGTATCGATGAGTCGCCCAAAATAGAAGTACTCAACCAAGCCCAACGCTTAGGCATGCACTTGGAGCCTGCATCGTCGTCCTCCCTCAGCGTACAAGAAGTAGCCGCCCAGCATGAAAAACCAGGCGTCCTAACGCCGAGCCGCAACAAGACTCAAACAGCGACAACGGACCGCCCATCCAGCCCCAATAAACCAAAAATCAAACCGCTACCGCCGAAGTCAAGACGCTGGCGTGGACGACGCACTACTGGAGACGAAAACGACAAGATCCCGGAAGAGCCAGGAATAGGAACCGGAACGGGAACAAGCGCAAGCCCAAGTCCTATCACACCCACAGCCCCATCCATCCCACAAGGTCCCTCCGACAGAAGGAATTCAACAAGCACATCCGGCCTCGTCCCTCCTATCCCAGCTCACGGCCGTCGCTCCGCCTCAAATCCACCCCCAGCTGTCCCCCCACCGAGACGGTCTACCCTCCCAGTGGTCCACCCTCATCATGTCTCCAGCCATTGCACCCCAGTTACGAGTCCGTCGCGACTCCAAATACAACAGAACAGCGACTCCGCCCAAAAGCACGGTCAGAAACCCGAACCACCCAAGACCCGTCGATCAGGTCGACGCAGACCATCCCAAACGGATTCCCCAACCCCAAGTCAAGACGGACACGACGGACACGCCGCGCTCCCTGAAGTTTCGAATGAAAAACACCACGATAATCAGACAGTCAGCGTGGAAGAAGCCGTGCAAAATGTTTCTCTTAGTTAA